One Pseudorasbora parva isolate DD20220531a chromosome 8, ASM2467924v1, whole genome shotgun sequence DNA window includes the following coding sequences:
- the apoa1b gene encoding apolipoprotein A-Ib: protein MRFVALALTVLLAGCQARFLQDEAPSQLDHVKSALQLYADQLKQSSHKALTHLDDTEFKDYKEFLGQSIDNVHGYFQAAFQGITPVGTQVLEAFAPIRQKWTDDMEDLRKQLEPKRDELRQVLEKHFEEYRDVLKPFIEEYLVKQREHMEEVRTKLEPVVKSLQAKIEPNWEETKSKLIPIMEIVREKLTAQLQELRTLLEPYIQEYKDQMEKGALGFRESVRSGELRKKMTELGEQVKPHFEAIFAALQKSLSKE, encoded by the exons ATGAGGTTCGTAGCCCTTGCCCTCACTGTTTTGCTGGCAG GTTGCCAGGCCCGTTTCCTGCAGGATGAAGCCCCATCACAGCTGGATCACGTGAAGTCTGCACTCCAGCTTTATGCAGATCAGCTGAAGCAGTCCTCACACAAGGCCCTCACTCACCTCGATGACACCGAGTTCAAAGACTACAA GGAATTCCTGGGCCAGTCCATTGACAACGTCCATGGCTACTTCCAGGCCGCCTTTCAAGGCATCACCCCAGTTGGTACTCAGGTGCTAGAAGCCTTTGCTCCCATCCGCCAGAAGTGGACCGATGACATGGAGGACCTCCGCAAGCAGCTCGAGCCCAAGCGTGATGAGCTCAGGCAGGTTCTGGAAAAGCACTTCGAGGAGTACAGAGATGTGCTGAAGCCTTTCATTGAGGAGTACTTGGTCAAGCAGCGTGAGCACATGGAGGAAGTCAGAACCAAGCTGGAGCCGGTGGTCAAGAGCTTGCAGGCGAAGATTGAACCCAACTGGGAAGAGACCAAGTCCAAGCTGATACCCATTATGGAGATTGTGCGTGAAAAGCTGACGGCGCAGCTGCAGGAACTGAGGACCCTTTTGGAGCCCTACATCCAGGAATATAAGGATCAGATGGAGAAGGGAGCCCTGGGGTTCCGTGAGAGCGTGCGATCTGGGGAACTGAGGAAAAAGATGACCGAGTTGGGCGAGCAGGTGAAGCCTCACTTCGAAGCTATTTTTGCGGCTCTCCAAAAGTCTCTTAGCAAGGAGTAA